In Leguminivora glycinivorella isolate SPB_JAAS2020 chromosome 11, LegGlyc_1.1, whole genome shotgun sequence, a single window of DNA contains:
- the LOC125231430 gene encoding protein insensitive-like, with translation MDTDNTISESEQEMPYEVNRRHKKVQNAHYHRDASSSRSGQSFRVEASKSSNPRSRSMICSTPVSAQARPVLTFDQSTQVDFDSKDRKEMVEEIEDIVRGLYARYLEIVNRCHRENIPLPEAISDPFEQNGVAERQNGSRSPMEQAVEEDLTMNGHVNGEGVSNPKTLEVRRVSAHTTNTGEPSYNGIDYDMVPIGAGNAVVPRRLLNDIDWISYSAATRQLLQAIFPRRVLATHSLTGKQSPAFMNIPPKKRLDPKIVNDIVDTVAERCGVSKRLVRGSITIKCTDEAKLYRNRLHYRQSRQLPNQENVPPGPSSDESSTVTE, from the exons ATGGATACTGACAACACCATCAGCGAAAGTGAACAGGAG ATGCCTTATGAAGTCAACCGACGTCACAAAAAGGTCCAAAACGCTCACTACCATCGCGACGCTTCGAGCAGCCGAAGCGGACAGTCCTTTCGAGTCGAAGCTTCAAAGTCTTCAAACCCCAGGAGCCGCTCCATGATCTGCAGCACTCCAGTGTCAGCACAAGCACGACCCGTCTTAACCTTCGACCAGAGCACCCAAGTAGACTTCGACTCGAAAGACCGAAAAGAAATGGTGGAAGAGATTGAGGATATCGTGAGAGGTCTCTACGCCCGCTACTTAGAAATAGTGAATAGATGTCATCGTGAGAATATCCCGTTACCAGAGGCTATTTCTGACCCTTTCGAACAGAATGGTGTGGCTGAACGTCAGAACGGGTCAAGGTCACCTATGGAGCAAGCAGTGGAGGAGGATTTAACGATGAACGGCCATGTTAATGGCGAAGGAGTTTCGAATCCTAAAACTCTGGAAGTTCGTCGAGTTTCTGCGCACACTACCAATACTGGCGAACCGAGCTATAATGGCATCGATTACGAtatg GTACCGATTGGAGCTGGTAACGCTGTTGTGCCTAGGAGACTGTTGAACGATATAGACTGGATATCCTACAGCGCTGCCACTAGGCAACTTCTCCAAGCAATTTTTCCTCGCAG GGTACTTGCTACTCATTCACTGACTGGCAAGCAATCGCCAGCCTTCATGAACATCCCGCCCAAGAAGCGGCTCGACCCTAAAATCGTGAATGATATCGTGGATACCGTCGCTGAACGCTGCGGCGTTTCTAAACGGCTGGTCAG aggCAGCATTACAATAAAGTGCACTGACGAGGCGAAGCTCTACCGTAATCGGCTGCACTACCGACAGTCCCGCCAGCTCCCGAACCAAGAAAACGTCCCACCCGGGCCGTCCTCAGACGAATCTTCTACCGTCACCGAATAA